The Cronobacter sakazakii genome has a window encoding:
- the yqfB gene encoding N(4)-acetylcytidine aminohydrolase, with protein MKNDITFYTRFQQDILAGTKTITIRDESEAHFTPGQRLRTGRYEDNGYFCTLEVLSVTPVTLAQLDEEHARQENMTLAELKKVIADIYPGKNELYVVAFKKVEG; from the coding sequence ATGAAAAACGACATCACGTTTTATACCCGTTTCCAGCAGGACATCCTGGCGGGCACGAAGACCATTACCATCCGTGACGAGAGCGAAGCGCACTTCACGCCAGGCCAGCGGCTGCGCACCGGCCGTTATGAAGATAATGGCTACTTCTGCACGCTGGAGGTTCTGAGCGTGACGCCGGTCACGTTAGCACAGTTGGATGAGGAACACGCGCGGCAGGAGAACATGACGCTGGCTGAACTCAAAAAAGTTATCGCTGACATTTATCCGGGAAAAAATGAGCTGTATGTGGTTGCTTTTAAAAAGGTTGAAGGGTAA
- a CDS encoding MurR/RpiR family transcriptional regulator, whose protein sequence is MFTHSAVASLNNLEMMVYNFVVKNRDKVMYMTIRELADAAGVSTTTVLRFCRKMNCDGYSEFRVRFKLYLEQNEPQQANFGASEIISFFRSVNNDEFDALLDRATDIILQSERIIFVGAGTSGALAKYGARFFSNVGKFSNHIDDPYFPVTSDMAKNALAIVLSVSGETEEILRFASQFSLHNCKVLSVTSHENSSLAKLADFNLSWHIPQTRIAGVYDITTQIPVIYILETLGRKLAKKLA, encoded by the coding sequence ATGTTTACCCATTCCGCTGTCGCCAGCCTCAATAATCTTGAGATGATGGTTTACAATTTTGTGGTCAAAAACCGTGATAAGGTCATGTACATGACCATTCGCGAACTGGCGGATGCGGCAGGCGTCTCCACCACCACCGTGCTGCGTTTTTGCCGCAAGATGAATTGCGATGGATATTCTGAATTCCGCGTACGCTTTAAATTATATCTGGAACAAAATGAACCGCAGCAGGCCAATTTTGGTGCCAGCGAAATAATTAGTTTTTTCCGAAGCGTAAATAATGATGAATTTGACGCGCTACTGGATCGGGCGACCGACATTATTTTACAGTCTGAGCGTATTATTTTCGTTGGTGCAGGAACCTCCGGCGCGCTTGCTAAATATGGCGCACGATTCTTCTCAAACGTCGGTAAATTCAGTAACCATATCGATGACCCCTATTTTCCGGTCACCAGTGACATGGCGAAAAATGCGCTGGCGATTGTGCTTTCAGTGTCTGGCGAGACAGAAGAGATCCTGCGTTTTGCCAGCCAGTTTAGCCTGCATAACTGCAAAGTGCTCTCTGTTACCAGCCACGAGAACTCATCGCTGGCGAAACTCGCGGACTTTAATCTCTCCTGGCATATTCCGCAAACGCGTATCGCGGGCGTGTATGATATTACGACGCAAATCCCCGTTATTTATATTCTCGAAACACTCGGTCGCAAGCTGGCGAAAAAACTCGCATAA
- the ygfZ gene encoding tRNA-modifying protein YgfZ yields MAFTPFPPRQPAASARLPLTLISLEDWALATITGPDSEKYLQGQVTADVTELGENQHLLVAHCDAKGKMWSNLRLFRHGDGFAWIERRSVRDTQLAEMKKYAVFSKVTIAPNDDAVLLGVAGFQARAALANHFATLPDEQNPRVVDGATTLLWFGLPAERFMVITDAETASQLSDKLHGEAQLNASAQWLALDIEAGFPVIDAPNSNQFIPQATNIQALGGISFKKGCYAGQEMVARAKFRGANKRALWYLAGHGSRVPQPGEDIEMQMGENWRRTGTVLAAVQLDDGRLLAQVVMNNDLEAGTLFRVREESGAHTLHIEPLPYSLEEA; encoded by the coding sequence ATGGCATTTACTCCATTTCCTCCCCGTCAGCCAGCCGCCAGCGCGCGCCTGCCGCTGACGCTCATTTCGCTGGAAGACTGGGCGCTGGCGACGATAACGGGCCCGGACAGCGAAAAATATTTGCAGGGCCAGGTGACGGCGGACGTTACCGAGCTTGGCGAGAATCAGCATCTGCTGGTGGCGCACTGCGATGCCAAAGGCAAAATGTGGAGCAACCTGCGCCTGTTCCGTCATGGCGACGGTTTCGCCTGGATTGAACGCCGCAGCGTGCGTGACACGCAGCTCGCGGAAATGAAAAAATATGCGGTGTTCTCAAAAGTCACCATCGCGCCGAACGACGACGCCGTGCTGCTGGGTGTAGCCGGTTTCCAGGCGCGTGCGGCGCTGGCGAACCATTTCGCTACGCTACCGGATGAGCAGAATCCGCGTGTCGTGGACGGTGCCACCACACTTTTGTGGTTCGGCCTGCCGGCAGAGCGTTTTATGGTGATTACTGATGCTGAAACCGCAAGCCAGCTGAGTGACAAACTCCATGGCGAAGCGCAGCTCAACGCCAGCGCGCAGTGGCTGGCGCTTGATATCGAAGCCGGTTTCCCGGTGATCGACGCGCCGAACAGCAATCAGTTTATTCCACAGGCAACCAACATTCAGGCGCTGGGCGGCATCAGCTTCAAAAAAGGCTGTTATGCAGGCCAGGAGATGGTGGCACGGGCAAAATTCCGCGGTGCGAATAAACGCGCGCTCTGGTATCTGGCAGGCCACGGCAGCCGTGTGCCGCAGCCTGGCGAAGATATCGAAATGCAGATGGGTGAGAACTGGCGTCGCACCGGCACCGTGCTTGCCGCTGTACAGCTGGATGACGGGCGTCTGCTGGCGCAGGTAGTGATGAATAACGATCTGGAAGCCGGTACGCTCTTCCGCGTTCGCGAAGAGAGCGGTGCGCATACGTTGCACATCGAACCGCTGCCCTACTCGCTTGAAGAAGCGTAA
- a CDS encoding protein YgfX yields the protein MVLWHSDLRVSWRSQWLSLLLHGAVAVIILLLPWPLRYLPVWMLLLSLVVFDCVRSQRRINAFQGEVSLTADYHLRWQGVDWQICATPWMLRSGMMLRLGHPKTTRRHHVWLAADSMTEAEWRDLRRLLLQQPVGDKR from the coding sequence GTGGTCCTGTGGCACTCTGATCTTCGCGTTTCATGGCGCTCGCAGTGGCTATCGCTGCTGCTGCACGGCGCCGTGGCCGTTATTATTTTGCTGCTCCCCTGGCCGCTGCGGTATCTGCCCGTGTGGATGCTGTTGCTGTCTCTGGTGGTGTTTGACTGCGTACGTAGCCAGCGGCGTATCAATGCGTTCCAGGGCGAGGTCAGCCTGACGGCTGATTATCACCTTCGCTGGCAGGGCGTTGACTGGCAGATTTGCGCCACGCCCTGGATGCTGCGCAGCGGAATGATGCTGCGGCTGGGTCATCCTAAAACGACACGCCGCCATCATGTCTGGCTGGCGGCGGATAGCATGACGGAAGCAGAGTGGCGCGATTTGCGTCGCCTTCTGTTGCAACAGCCCGTAGGCGACAAACGCTAA
- the gcvP gene encoding aminomethyl-transferring glycine dehydrogenase, translating into MTQTLSHLENRDAFIERHIGPGVDQQQEMLRTVGADSLDALISQIVPADIQLATPPDVGDAATEFAALAELKAIAGRNKRFKNYIGMGYTSVHTPPVILRNMLENPGWYTAYTPYQPEVSQGRLEALLNFQQVTLDLTGLDIASASLLDEATAAAEAMAMAKRVSKLKNANRFFVAADVHPQTLDVVRTRAETFGFEVIVDDAPKALDHQDLFGVLLQQVGTTGEVHDYRELISELKSRKVIVSVAADFMALVLLTAPGKQGADIVFGSAQRFGVPMGYGGPHAAFFAASDEFKRSMPGRIIGVSKDAAGRTALRMAMQTREQHIRREKANSNICTSQVLLANIASLYAVFHGPAGLKRIASRIHRFADILAAGLQHKGLKLRHATWFDTLCVEVADKATVLARAEASEINLRSDIPGAVGITLDETTTRADVQALLRVVTGEDATFDIDALDKEVAHDSRSIPAAMLRDDAILTHPVFNRYHSETEMMRYMHSLERKDLALNQAMIPLGSCTMKLNAAAEMIPITWPEFAELHPFCPADQAEGYLQMIGQLSDWLVKLTGYDALCMQPNSGAQGEYAGLLAIRHYHESRNEGHRDICLIPSSAHGTNPASAQMAGMQVVVVACDKQGNIDLADLRAKAETAGDKLSCIMVTYPSTHGVYEETIREVCDIVHQYGGQVYLDGANMNAQVGITSPGYIGADVSHLNLHKTFCIPHGGGGPGMGPIGVKAHLAPFVPGHSVVQIEGMLTSQGAVSAAPFGSASILPISWMYIRMMGSQGLKKASQTAILNANYIASRLKDAYPVLYTGRDGRVAHECILDIRPLKEATGISELDIAKRLIDYGFHAPTMSFPVAGTLMVEPTESESKVELDRFIDAMLAIRGEIDRVAQGEWPQDDNPLVNAPHVQRELAQEWEHAYSRELAAFPAGFENKYWPTVKRLDDVYGDRNLFCSCVPMSEYQ; encoded by the coding sequence ATGACCCAGACCCTGAGCCACCTGGAAAATCGCGACGCTTTTATCGAGCGCCATATCGGACCGGGTGTTGACCAGCAGCAGGAGATGCTGCGCACCGTTGGCGCGGACTCGCTGGATGCGCTGATTTCGCAAATCGTTCCTGCGGATATCCAGCTTGCGACGCCGCCTGATGTCGGCGATGCCGCCACCGAATTCGCCGCGCTGGCGGAGCTGAAAGCCATCGCCGGGCGCAACAAGCGCTTTAAAAACTATATCGGCATGGGCTACACCTCAGTCCACACGCCGCCGGTTATTCTGCGCAATATGCTGGAGAATCCGGGCTGGTACACGGCCTATACGCCGTATCAGCCGGAGGTGTCGCAGGGGCGTCTGGAAGCGCTTTTGAACTTCCAGCAGGTGACGCTGGATCTGACGGGGCTTGATATCGCCTCCGCCTCGCTGCTCGATGAAGCCACCGCGGCGGCGGAAGCCATGGCGATGGCCAAACGCGTCAGCAAACTGAAAAACGCCAACCGTTTCTTCGTGGCGGCGGATGTGCATCCGCAGACGCTGGATGTGGTTCGCACCCGCGCCGAAACGTTCGGCTTTGAAGTGATCGTCGATGACGCGCCAAAAGCGCTCGATCATCAGGATCTCTTCGGCGTGCTGTTGCAGCAGGTCGGCACCACCGGTGAAGTGCATGACTACCGCGAACTGATTAGCGAGCTGAAATCCCGCAAAGTGATTGTGAGCGTGGCGGCCGATTTTATGGCGCTGGTGCTCCTGACCGCGCCTGGCAAACAGGGTGCGGATATCGTTTTCGGCTCCGCCCAGCGTTTTGGCGTGCCGATGGGCTACGGCGGCCCACACGCCGCGTTCTTTGCCGCCAGCGATGAATTTAAACGCTCTATGCCGGGGCGCATTATCGGCGTGTCAAAAGACGCCGCCGGGCGCACCGCGCTGCGTATGGCGATGCAGACTCGCGAGCAACACATTCGCCGCGAGAAAGCGAACTCCAATATTTGTACCTCTCAGGTGCTGCTGGCCAATATCGCAAGCCTCTACGCCGTGTTCCACGGCCCGGCAGGGCTGAAGCGCATCGCCAGCCGCATTCACCGCTTCGCCGATATTCTGGCGGCGGGCCTGCAACACAAAGGGCTGAAACTGCGTCACGCGACCTGGTTCGATACGCTGTGCGTCGAGGTGGCGGATAAAGCCACTGTTCTGGCGCGCGCCGAGGCCAGTGAAATCAACCTGCGCAGCGATATTCCGGGCGCAGTGGGCATCACCCTTGATGAAACCACAACCCGCGCCGATGTGCAGGCGCTGCTGCGCGTGGTCACGGGCGAGGACGCGACGTTTGATATCGACGCGCTGGATAAAGAGGTGGCGCATGACAGCCGCTCCATTCCGGCCGCAATGCTGCGCGATGACGCTATCCTGACGCATCCGGTCTTTAATCGCTATCACAGCGAAACCGAGATGATGCGCTATATGCACAGCCTCGAGCGTAAAGATCTGGCGCTGAACCAGGCAATGATCCCGCTTGGCTCCTGCACCATGAAACTCAACGCGGCGGCGGAAATGATCCCGATCACCTGGCCGGAATTCGCCGAACTGCATCCGTTCTGTCCGGCGGATCAGGCGGAAGGGTATCTGCAGATGATTGGGCAGCTCTCCGACTGGCTGGTGAAACTCACTGGTTATGACGCGCTCTGCATGCAGCCGAACTCCGGCGCGCAGGGGGAATACGCGGGACTGCTGGCGATTCGCCATTATCACGAGAGCCGTAACGAAGGCCATCGCGATATCTGCCTTATCCCGAGCTCCGCCCACGGCACCAACCCGGCTTCTGCACAGATGGCGGGGATGCAGGTGGTAGTGGTCGCCTGTGATAAACAGGGCAACATCGATCTCGCCGATCTGCGCGCCAAAGCCGAAACGGCGGGCGATAAGCTCTCCTGCATTATGGTGACGTACCCGTCCACCCACGGCGTGTATGAAGAAACCATCCGCGAGGTGTGCGACATCGTGCATCAGTACGGCGGCCAGGTTTACCTCGACGGTGCCAACATGAACGCTCAGGTAGGCATCACTTCGCCGGGTTACATCGGCGCGGATGTGTCGCACCTTAACCTGCACAAAACGTTCTGCATTCCGCACGGCGGCGGCGGCCCGGGCATGGGCCCGATTGGCGTGAAAGCACATCTGGCGCCGTTTGTACCGGGCCACAGCGTGGTACAGATTGAAGGCATGCTGACCTCGCAGGGCGCGGTTTCCGCCGCGCCTTTCGGCAGCGCGTCGATTCTGCCGATTAGCTGGATGTATATCCGCATGATGGGATCGCAGGGGCTGAAAAAAGCGAGCCAGACGGCCATCCTCAACGCGAATTACATCGCAAGCCGCCTGAAAGACGCCTATCCGGTGCTCTACACCGGCCGTGATGGCCGCGTGGCGCACGAATGTATTCTGGATATTCGTCCGCTGAAAGAGGCGACCGGTATCAGCGAGCTGGATATCGCCAAGCGTCTTATCGACTACGGCTTCCACGCGCCGACCATGTCCTTCCCTGTCGCGGGTACGCTGATGGTTGAACCGACCGAATCGGAAAGCAAAGTTGAGCTGGACCGCTTTATCGACGCGATGCTGGCTATTCGTGGCGAAATTGACCGCGTGGCGCAGGGCGAATGGCCGCAGGACGACAACCCGCTGGTGAACGCGCCGCACGTGCAGCGCGAACTGGCGCAGGAGTGGGAACACGCCTATAGCCGCGAGCTGGCGGCTTTCCCGGCAGGTTTTGAGAATAAATACTGGCCGACCGTGAAGCGTCTCGATGACGTCTACGGCGACCGTAATCTGTTCTGCTCCTGCGTGCCGATGAGCGAGTATCAGTAA
- a CDS encoding SDR family oxidoreductase, which yields MSVALITGASRGIGRATALLLGAQGYTVAVNYLHNAAAAQEVVERIVASGGRAFAIQADISDEPQVMAMFREIDEQDEPLGVLVNNAGVLFTQCMTENLTAERINKVLATNVTGYFLCCREAVKRMAHHHGGQGGAIVNVSSAASRLGAPGEYVDYAASKGAVDSLTIGLSLEVAAQGIRVNGVRPGLIYTDIHASGGEPGRVDRVKSALPMQRGGQPEEVAEAIAWLLSDKASYVTGSFLDLAGGK from the coding sequence ATGTCCGTTGCACTTATCACCGGCGCGAGCCGCGGCATTGGCAGAGCGACGGCGCTTCTGCTGGGCGCGCAGGGCTACACCGTGGCGGTCAATTATCTGCATAACGCCGCGGCGGCACAGGAGGTAGTTGAGCGCATCGTGGCGAGCGGCGGACGTGCGTTTGCCATTCAGGCCGACATCAGCGACGAGCCGCAGGTGATGGCCATGTTCCGTGAGATTGATGAGCAGGACGAGCCGCTGGGTGTCCTGGTCAATAACGCGGGCGTGCTGTTTACCCAGTGTATGACGGAGAACCTGACGGCGGAGCGTATCAACAAAGTGCTGGCGACCAACGTAACGGGCTACTTTCTGTGCTGCCGTGAGGCCGTGAAGCGTATGGCGCATCATCACGGCGGGCAGGGCGGCGCGATTGTCAATGTGTCGTCCGCCGCCTCGCGGCTTGGCGCGCCCGGCGAATATGTCGATTACGCGGCATCAAAAGGGGCGGTGGATTCGCTGACCATTGGGTTGTCGCTGGAAGTGGCGGCGCAGGGTATCCGCGTCAACGGCGTGCGTCCGGGCCTTATCTATACCGATATTCATGCCAGCGGCGGCGAGCCGGGGCGCGTTGACCGTGTGAAATCCGCCCTGCCGATGCAGCGTGGCGGGCAGCCAGAAGAGGTGGCGGAAGCGATCGCCTGGTTGTTGAGTGATAAAGCCTCGTACGTGACGGGGAGTTTTCTCGATCTCGCTGGCGGGAAATAG
- the sdhE gene encoding FAD assembly factor SdhE, producing MDINNKARIHWACRRGMRELDISIMPFFEYDYDSLSDEDKRVFVRLLECDDPDLFNWLMNHGKPADSELARMVELIQQRNQARGPVAL from the coding sequence ATGGATATTAATAATAAAGCCCGTATTCACTGGGCATGTCGCAGAGGTATGCGCGAGCTGGATATTTCCATCATGCCTTTCTTTGAATATGACTATGACTCCCTGAGCGACGAAGACAAACGCGTTTTTGTCCGCCTGCTGGAGTGTGACGATCCTGATTTATTCAACTGGCTGATGAATCACGGCAAGCCAGCTGATTCGGAGCTGGCGCGAATGGTGGAATTAATCCAGCAGCGGAATCAGGCACGTGGTCCTGTGGCACTCTGA
- a CDS encoding 6-phospho-beta-glucosidase, which translates to MKQLKLPKDFLWGGAVAAHQVEGGWDQGGKGPSICDVLTGGAHGVPREITQEVVPGKYYPNHEAVDFYGHYKEDIKLFAEMGFKCFRTSIAWTRIFPNGDETQPNEAGLQFYDDMFDELLKYNIEPVITLSHFEMPLHLVKQYGGWTNRKVVDFFVRFAEVVFERYKNKVKYWMTFNEINNQRNWRAPLFGYCCSGVVYTEHDNPEETMYQVLHHQFVASAMAVKIGHRINPEMQIGCMLAMVPLYPFSCKPEDVMYAQESMRERYVFTDVQLRGYYPSYVLNEWERRGFNIKMEEGDAQILREGCCDYLGFSYYMTNAVKADGGSGDALSGFQGSVPNPHVKASDWGWQIDPVGLRYALCELYERYQKPLFIVENGFGAYDNVEADGSINDDYRIDYLRAHIEQMMKAVTYDGVDLMGYTPWGCIDCVSFTTGQYSKRYGFIYVNKHDDGTGDMSRSRKKSFAWYKAVIASNGETL; encoded by the coding sequence ATGAAACAGCTTAAATTACCGAAAGACTTTTTATGGGGCGGCGCGGTCGCGGCGCATCAGGTAGAAGGCGGCTGGGATCAGGGCGGCAAAGGACCAAGCATCTGTGACGTCCTGACCGGCGGCGCGCATGGCGTACCGCGTGAAATTACGCAGGAGGTGGTGCCGGGCAAATATTATCCGAACCATGAAGCCGTCGACTTTTACGGTCATTACAAAGAAGACATTAAACTCTTCGCCGAAATGGGTTTTAAGTGTTTCCGCACATCGATCGCCTGGACGCGTATTTTCCCCAACGGCGACGAGACGCAGCCTAACGAAGCGGGCCTTCAGTTCTACGACGATATGTTCGATGAGCTGTTGAAATACAATATCGAACCGGTGATTACGCTTTCTCACTTTGAAATGCCGCTGCATCTGGTGAAGCAGTATGGCGGCTGGACCAACCGCAAAGTGGTGGATTTCTTTGTCCGCTTCGCCGAAGTGGTGTTTGAGCGCTACAAGAATAAGGTCAAATACTGGATGACCTTTAATGAGATCAACAACCAGCGCAACTGGCGCGCGCCGCTGTTCGGCTACTGCTGTTCCGGCGTCGTTTACACCGAGCACGACAACCCGGAAGAGACGATGTATCAGGTGCTGCATCATCAGTTCGTGGCGAGCGCTATGGCGGTGAAAATCGGCCATCGCATCAACCCGGAGATGCAAATCGGCTGCATGCTGGCGATGGTGCCGCTCTATCCGTTCTCCTGCAAACCGGAAGACGTAATGTATGCGCAGGAATCGATGCGCGAGCGTTATGTGTTTACCGACGTTCAGTTGCGCGGTTACTACCCCTCTTACGTGCTGAACGAGTGGGAGCGCCGTGGTTTCAATATCAAGATGGAAGAAGGCGACGCGCAAATCCTGCGTGAAGGCTGCTGCGATTACCTGGGTTTCAGCTATTACATGACCAACGCAGTGAAAGCCGACGGCGGCAGCGGCGATGCGCTGAGCGGTTTCCAGGGCAGCGTGCCGAACCCGCATGTGAAAGCCTCCGACTGGGGCTGGCAGATTGACCCTGTGGGCCTGCGCTACGCGCTGTGCGAGCTTTACGAGCGCTATCAGAAGCCGCTGTTCATTGTGGAGAACGGCTTCGGCGCGTATGACAACGTGGAAGCGGATGGCAGCATTAATGACGATTACCGCATCGATTATCTGCGCGCCCACATTGAGCAGATGATGAAAGCGGTGACGTATGATGGCGTCGATCTGATGGGCTATACGCCGTGGGGCTGTATCGACTGCGTGTCGTTTACCACCGGACAGTACAGCAAACGCTACGGCTTTATTTATGTGAATAAGCACGACGACGGTACGGGCGATATGTCGCGCTCGCGCAAAAAGAGTTTTGCCTGGTATAAAGCGGTGATTGCGAGCAACGGCGAGACGCTTTGA
- the trhA gene encoding PAQR family membrane homeostasis protein TrhA — protein MVRKPLLAQGYSLAEEIANSISHGIGLVFGIVGLVLLLVQAVDSNASATAITSYSLYGGSMILLFLASTLYHAIPHARAKTWLKKFDHCAIYLLIAGTYTPFLLVGLKSSLAHGLMIVIWSLALLGILFKLTIAHRFKVLSLVTYLTMGWLSLVVIYQMVMKLAPGSVTLLAAGGIIYSLGVIFYVCKRIPYNHAIWHGFVLGGSVCHFLAIYLYIR, from the coding sequence ATGGTTCGTAAACCATTACTTGCGCAGGGATATTCACTGGCTGAGGAGATAGCCAACAGCATCAGTCACGGGATTGGACTGGTGTTCGGGATAGTCGGACTTGTCCTGTTACTTGTTCAGGCCGTGGACAGCAATGCCAGCGCCACCGCCATTACCAGTTACAGCCTCTATGGCGGCAGCATGATTTTGCTGTTTCTCGCCTCGACGCTGTACCACGCCATACCGCATGCGCGCGCCAAAACCTGGCTTAAAAAGTTTGACCACTGCGCGATTTATCTATTGATTGCAGGCACTTATACGCCGTTTTTGCTGGTAGGGCTGAAATCCTCACTGGCACACGGCCTGATGATTGTCATCTGGAGCCTGGCGCTGCTTGGCATCCTGTTTAAGCTCACAATCGCACATCGCTTCAAAGTGCTGTCGCTGGTCACTTATCTGACGATGGGCTGGCTGTCGTTGGTGGTGATTTATCAGATGGTGATGAAACTCGCGCCTGGCAGCGTCACGCTGCTCGCGGCAGGGGGCATTATCTATTCGCTGGGCGTCATTTTTTATGTCTGTAAGCGGATCCCGTACAATCACGCCATCTGGCACGGCTTCGTGCTGGGCGGCAGCGTTTGCCATTTTCTGGCCATTTACCTCTACATTCGCTGA